In a single window of the Desulfovibrio sp. ZJ209 genome:
- the ruvA gene encoding Holliday junction branch migration protein RuvA gives MIAYLEGRLGEAWGNACLVITEAGVGYALALPAHTFAALPAAGGQVAFYTFLCVREDALELFGFATFEERQTFETLLSISKVGARTALGILSTFRPAELRRLVQEDDVLALTQVTGIGKKTAQHIFLELKYKLKTDAAPQAVILAPDGRPGSVFRDALAGLANLGYSEGECGPLLREILHDEPDLDVTGALRAALKALAKGKA, from the coding sequence ATGATCGCCTATCTTGAAGGCCGGCTCGGCGAAGCCTGGGGGAATGCCTGCCTCGTCATCACCGAGGCAGGCGTCGGCTATGCCCTGGCCCTCCCGGCGCACACCTTCGCCGCATTGCCGGCTGCGGGCGGCCAGGTGGCCTTCTATACTTTTCTCTGCGTGCGCGAAGATGCGCTGGAGCTTTTTGGCTTCGCTACCTTTGAGGAGCGCCAGACCTTCGAGACCCTGCTCTCCATCTCCAAGGTGGGCGCGCGCACGGCCTTGGGCATCCTCTCCACCTTCCGGCCGGCCGAGTTGCGCCGGCTGGTACAGGAAGATGATGTGCTCGCGCTCACGCAGGTCACGGGCATCGGCAAAAAAACGGCGCAGCATATTTTTCTGGAGCTCAAGTACAAGCTCAAGACCGACGCTGCGCCGCAGGCGGTCATACTGGCGCCGGACGGCAGGCCAGGCTCCGTGTTTCGCGATGCCCTCGCCGGGCTCGCGAACCTGGGCTATTCGGAAGGGGAGTGCGGCCCGCTGCTCCGGGAGATACTCCATGACGAGCCCGACCTCGATGTGACGGGCGCGTTGCGCGCGGCCCTCAAGGCCCTGGCGAAGGGGAAGGCATGA
- the ruvB gene encoding Holliday junction branch migration DNA helicase RuvB, protein MPAASADDSVRPRSLDDFIGQDELRANLRVFIDAARERGKALDHTLFYGNPGLGKTTLAQIMASELGVNLVCTSGPVLERSGDLAAILTNLSRHDILFVDEIHRMPVAVEEVLYPAMEDFKLDLVIGQGPAARTVKIDLEPFTLAGATTRMGLISSPLRDRFGIVARLEYYQPADLARIVSRSARILGVPITPDGAEEIGRRSRGTPRIANRLLRRVRDFALVHGSGRITAAEAGEALARMDVDELGLDQMDRKLLEVIITHYDGGPVGVKTLAAACSEEVRTIEDIYEPYLIQCGFLKRTQRGRMATARAYRHLKLLLS, encoded by the coding sequence ATGCCCGCCGCCAGCGCCGACGACAGCGTGCGGCCGCGCAGCCTGGACGACTTCATCGGCCAGGATGAACTGCGCGCCAACCTGCGCGTGTTCATCGATGCCGCCCGCGAGCGCGGCAAGGCGCTGGACCATACCCTCTTTTATGGCAATCCGGGGCTCGGCAAGACGACCCTCGCGCAGATCATGGCCTCCGAACTCGGGGTCAACCTTGTCTGCACCTCCGGCCCCGTGCTGGAGCGCAGCGGAGACCTTGCGGCCATCCTCACTAATCTCTCGCGGCACGACATCCTCTTTGTGGACGAGATCCACCGCATGCCCGTGGCGGTGGAAGAGGTGTTGTACCCGGCCATGGAGGATTTCAAGCTCGATCTTGTCATCGGCCAGGGGCCAGCGGCCCGCACGGTCAAGATTGACCTCGAGCCCTTTACCCTGGCCGGGGCCACCACGCGCATGGGGCTCATTTCTTCCCCGCTGCGCGACAGGTTCGGTATCGTGGCGCGGCTCGAATACTACCAGCCGGCGGACCTTGCGCGCATCGTCAGCCGCTCGGCCCGCATCCTCGGCGTGCCCATCACGCCCGACGGCGCGGAAGAGATCGGTCGCCGCTCCCGCGGGACGCCGCGCATCGCCAATCGCCTCCTGCGCCGCGTGCGCGACTTCGCCTTGGTGCATGGCAGCGGCAGGATCACCGCGGCCGAAGCAGGGGAGGCGCTTGCGCGCATGGATGTGGACGAGCTGGGCCTCGACCAGATGGACCGCAAGCTCCTTGAGGTCATCATCACCCATTATGACGGCGGCCCCGTGGGCGTAAAAACGCTGGCCGCCGCCTGTTCGGAGGAGGTGCGCACCATCGAGGACATCTACGAGCCCTATCTCATTCAGTGCGGCTTCCTCAAGCGCACCCAGCGCGGGCGCATGGCCACGGCGCGCGCCTACCGGCACCTGAAGCTGCTGCTTTCCTGA
- a CDS encoding glycine zipper domain-containing protein translates to MKKALIIGIMAVVFASGIGCTNMSRTQQGVASGAALGALGGAGIAAISGGMAGWGALAGAGVGALAGGIVGHEQSRRW, encoded by the coding sequence ATGAAAAAAGCACTGATCATTGGCATCATGGCCGTGGTTTTCGCCTCCGGCATTGGCTGCACCAATATGAGCCGCACCCAGCAGGGTGTTGCCAGCGGCGCGGCGCTGGGCGCCCTCGGCGGAGCGGGCATCGCCGCCATTTCAGGCGGCATGGCCGGCTGGGGCGCCCTGGCGGGCGCCGGTGTGGGCGCGCTGGCCGGCGGCATCGTCGGCCATGAGCAGAGCCGCCGCTGGTAG
- a CDS encoding ABC transporter permease, translating into MPENDTTMEEEQSSSAQPAPEGGETAAAQKTEDVFTFRRMSGLDQAILQTDWEWRNLASLDQKLWMAMSCPTHGLEFDTRTLELLDPDKDGRIRSADILAAVAWVCDRVKHPAKLREGGEAMPLDNLRDDTDAGKELLAAAKLTLEKSGAADAQEVTPAQIEAVLAEAEGYAFNGDGIVPVSSVPEADEDLAEYVRAALAVVGARKDASGKPGLDAELADEFAKRLEATRDFRARVAGAALPLGEATAAAWTLLTRLGPKIDDYFNRCRMADFAPGTLAALNEDTALANAGLGPDGISPDQNGELIKENLAATLVRMPLARVEARKPLPLNQGLNPAWLADVKEFCSLLAPLLSKGAQTQDLTEEEWAKIKAGFASYAGALESKPVYDLPPADASRLELPDLAPLAFAPADDPLKRVWMPVTPNENLDKLDDAQIARFLDAATRKAFADLAQKDLAAPKMAAIQDLDKLALFHAHLYTLLMNFVSFIDFYEPSKRAIFQSGTLYLDSRECRLCVPVGDLETHVRLAAQSHLCLIYCDIQRTEQDGAVSTGSISAALTAGDLAALIDGRHGLFIDNHGKEWDSVITKVVHNPISLREAMWAPYIRISNLISEQVHKFLAAKEESVSKASAEAVASAAAKPAEAKPPFDFAKGAGIFAAVSVALSVLSAAFAYIANSLASLGWWWPLALVGVFICISGPSVIIAWFKLRRRSLGPLLDASGWAVNQGAPINLVMGQTLTSVGKMPPHARRNMDDPYKLTARMRKTRNRIKFWFWFLFILALAIGTFALYCHWFGLPAWLAGLLAHKPA; encoded by the coding sequence ATGCCGGAAAACGACACCACCATGGAAGAAGAACAGAGCAGCAGCGCGCAGCCAGCCCCCGAGGGCGGCGAAACAGCCGCGGCCCAAAAAACCGAGGATGTCTTCACCTTTCGCCGCATGAGCGGCCTTGACCAGGCCATCCTGCAAACCGACTGGGAGTGGCGCAACCTCGCGAGCCTCGACCAGAAACTGTGGATGGCCATGAGCTGCCCCACGCACGGGCTGGAGTTCGACACAAGGACGCTCGAGCTGCTCGACCCGGACAAGGATGGCCGCATCCGCTCTGCCGACATCCTGGCGGCCGTTGCCTGGGTGTGTGACAGGGTGAAGCATCCGGCAAAGCTCAGGGAAGGCGGAGAGGCGATGCCCCTCGACAACCTGCGCGATGACACGGACGCCGGCAAGGAATTGCTCGCCGCCGCCAAGCTCACCCTTGAAAAAAGTGGCGCCGCGGACGCGCAGGAGGTCACCCCGGCGCAGATCGAGGCCGTGCTTGCCGAAGCCGAGGGCTATGCGTTCAATGGCGATGGCATCGTGCCCGTCTCTTCCGTGCCTGAGGCCGACGAGGACCTCGCCGAGTATGTGCGCGCGGCCCTCGCCGTGGTCGGCGCCAGGAAGGACGCCTCGGGCAAGCCGGGGCTCGATGCGGAACTCGCGGACGAATTTGCAAAACGGCTTGAGGCCACGCGTGACTTCCGCGCGCGGGTGGCCGGGGCGGCACTCCCCCTCGGCGAGGCGACGGCGGCGGCATGGACGTTGCTCACGCGCCTCGGGCCCAAGATCGACGACTATTTCAACCGCTGCCGCATGGCCGATTTCGCGCCCGGCACCCTCGCCGCGCTCAATGAGGACACGGCCCTCGCCAACGCGGGGCTGGGCCCGGACGGCATCAGCCCCGACCAGAATGGGGAGCTCATCAAGGAGAACCTTGCGGCCACGCTCGTGCGCATGCCGCTGGCCCGCGTGGAGGCGCGCAAGCCGCTGCCGCTCAACCAGGGCCTCAACCCGGCGTGGCTCGCCGACGTAAAGGAATTTTGCAGCCTGCTCGCGCCGCTCCTCTCCAAGGGCGCCCAGACCCAAGACCTGACCGAGGAGGAATGGGCAAAGATCAAGGCCGGCTTTGCCTCCTATGCCGGCGCGCTGGAAAGCAAGCCGGTCTATGACCTGCCGCCGGCTGACGCCAGCCGGCTGGAGCTGCCCGACCTTGCGCCGCTGGCCTTCGCGCCCGCCGATGACCCGCTCAAGCGGGTTTGGATGCCTGTCACGCCCAACGAGAACCTGGACAAGCTGGATGACGCCCAGATCGCCCGCTTCCTGGATGCCGCCACGCGCAAGGCCTTCGCGGACCTGGCGCAAAAAGACCTGGCTGCCCCGAAAATGGCCGCCATCCAAGACCTGGACAAGCTGGCCCTCTTCCATGCGCATCTCTATACACTGCTGATGAACTTCGTTTCGTTCATCGACTTTTACGAGCCCAGCAAGCGTGCCATTTTCCAGTCCGGCACCCTCTATCTCGACAGCCGGGAGTGCCGCCTGTGCGTGCCCGTGGGCGACCTTGAGACCCATGTGCGCCTTGCCGCGCAAAGCCACCTGTGCCTGATTTATTGCGACATCCAACGCACCGAGCAGGACGGCGCCGTGTCCACCGGGTCCATCTCGGCCGCGCTCACGGCGGGCGACCTCGCCGCGCTCATCGACGGCCGCCACGGCCTGTTCATCGACAATCATGGCAAGGAATGGGATTCGGTCATCACCAAGGTGGTGCACAATCCCATCAGCCTGCGTGAGGCAATGTGGGCGCCCTATATCCGCATCTCCAACCTCATCAGCGAGCAGGTACACAAGTTCCTCGCCGCCAAGGAGGAAAGCGTCAGCAAGGCCAGCGCCGAGGCCGTGGCCTCGGCGGCGGCAAAACCGGCGGAAGCCAAGCCGCCCTTCGATTTCGCCAAGGGCGCCGGCATCTTCGCAGCCGTCAGTGTGGCCCTCAGCGTGCTCAGCGCGGCCTTTGCCTATATCGCCAATTCGCTGGCCTCACTCGGCTGGTGGTGGCCGCTGGCCCTGGTCGGGGTGTTCATCTGCATTTCCGGGCCCTCGGTGATCATCGCCTGGTTCAAGCTCAGGCGCCGGAGCCTCGGGCCCCTGCTGGACGCTTCCGGCTGGGCCGTCAACCAGGGCGCGCCCATCAACCTTGTCATGGGCCAGACCCTGACCAGCGTCGGCAAGATGCCACCGCATGCCAGAAGGAACATGGACGACCCCTACAAGCTGACCGCCCGCATGCGCAAGACGCGCAACAGGATAAAGTTCTGGTTCTGGTTCCTCTTTATCCTGGCGCTCGCCATCGGCACCTTCGCCCTGTATTGTCACTGGTTCGGCCTGCCCGCGTGGCTGGCTGGCCTGCTCGCCCACAAGCCGGCCTAG
- a CDS encoding enoyl-ACP reductase: protein MLLEGKKALIMGLANNRSIAWGIASSLKAHGARLAFNYVGDAIKKRVEPLSAELGGEFTFQCDVTDDAQIAHAAELVKEHWGGLDILVHSLAFANREDLVGRFIDTSRDGFKLALDISAYSLTGLCRAFEPLFSENASVISMTYLGSTRIIPGYNVMGVAKAALEASVRYLAYDLGPKGVRVNAISAGPIKTLAASAVSSLKDIFTHVEANSPLRRNVSTMDVGGAAVFLASELSRGVTGATIYVDSGFNQIGAA, encoded by the coding sequence ATGCTGCTCGAAGGAAAGAAAGCCCTGATCATGGGCCTCGCGAACAACAGAAGCATTGCCTGGGGCATCGCCTCCAGCCTCAAGGCCCACGGCGCGCGCCTGGCCTTCAACTATGTGGGCGACGCCATCAAGAAGCGCGTGGAGCCCCTGAGCGCCGAACTGGGCGGCGAATTCACCTTCCAGTGCGACGTGACCGACGACGCGCAGATCGCCCATGCGGCGGAGCTCGTCAAGGAGCACTGGGGGGGCCTCGACATTCTCGTGCATTCGCTCGCCTTCGCCAACCGCGAGGATCTCGTGGGCCGTTTCATCGACACCTCGCGGGACGGCTTCAAGCTGGCCCTCGACATTTCGGCCTATTCCCTCACCGGGCTTTGCCGGGCCTTTGAGCCGCTCTTTTCCGAAAACGCCTCGGTCATCTCCATGACCTATCTGGGCTCCACGCGCATCATCCCGGGCTACAATGTCATGGGCGTGGCCAAGGCCGCGCTCGAAGCCTCGGTACGCTATCTCGCCTATGACCTCGGGCCCAAGGGCGTACGCGTGAACGCCATCAGCGCGGGCCCCATCAAGACGCTGGCCGCTTCGGCCGTGTCCAGCCTGAAGGACATCTTCACCCATGTGGAGGCCAATTCGCCCCTGCGCCGCAATGTCAGCACCATGGACGTGGGGGGCGCCGCCGTCTTCCTCGCCTCGGAGCTGTCGCGCGGCGTCACCGGTGCCACCATCTATGTGGACAGCGGCTTCAACCAGATCGGGGCCGCCTAG